In the genome of Burkholderia sp. PAMC 26561, one region contains:
- a CDS encoding type II toxin-antitoxin system MqsA family antitoxin, with amino-acid sequence MKCPSCGAAKLVHETRDLPYVYKGQTLSLEQVTGDFCPACDEAVLDAAESRRTMALMKEFNVKVNSELADPAFILSVRKKLNLDQREAGEIFGGGTNAFSRYETGKTKPPVALVKLLKVLYHHPELLQEVRAA; translated from the coding sequence ATGAAATGCCCGTCTTGTGGTGCGGCTAAGCTGGTGCATGAGACTCGCGACCTACCGTATGTGTACAAGGGTCAAACGTTATCCCTTGAGCAGGTGACCGGTGACTTTTGTCCGGCGTGCGACGAGGCAGTTCTCGACGCTGCGGAGTCGCGGCGCACGATGGCGCTGATGAAGGAATTCAACGTGAAGGTGAATTCTGAGCTTGCCGATCCTGCGTTTATCTTGAGCGTGCGAAAGAAGCTGAATCTTGACCAGCGCGAAGCAGGAGAGATTTTCGGCGGTGGCACGAATGCATTTTCTCGCTATGAAACCGGGAAAACAAAACCACCCGTTGCATTGGTGAAGCTGTTGAAGGTGCTGTATCACCACCCCGAATTATTGCAAGAGGTAAGGGCCGCATAG
- a CDS encoding response regulator — translation MQILILDDDRDLAASLAALAEKLGHAVTVAHDCETARALAYSRPFDFILADVELPDGDGRVACESLRSEGASQDAYMIAITGRADLGDDDFAAFDGYLHKPITFDLLVRVLQEWQTAAGLSPTAPGAAEGLI, via the coding sequence ATGCAAATTCTCATACTTGATGATGACCGCGATCTCGCCGCCAGTCTTGCAGCGCTTGCTGAAAAGCTTGGACACGCTGTCACGGTCGCGCACGATTGTGAAACAGCGCGCGCTCTCGCTTACTCACGTCCGTTTGATTTCATTTTGGCGGATGTCGAGCTGCCCGATGGTGACGGCAGAGTGGCGTGTGAGAGCCTCCGTAGCGAAGGAGCTTCACAAGACGCATATATGATTGCCATTACAGGCCGGGCCGATCTAGGGGACGACGATTTTGCCGCATTCGATGGGTATCTTCATAAGCCCATTACCTTCGATTTACTGGTGCGGGTTCTGCAAGAGTGGCAAACAGCAGCAGGTTTGTCTCCTACAGCGCCCGGGGCAGCAGAGGGTTTGATTTAG
- a CDS encoding type II toxin-antitoxin system MqsR family toxin — protein MDKNTPHCKLSIVKQLVEADQVRTTRSAREGAAALGFDFDEMRAVVIALTTKDFFKSMTTYDDHKVWQDVYRPVTSAGPVYLKLTVIDDVLIVSFKEL, from the coding sequence ATGGACAAGAATACGCCCCATTGCAAGCTATCCATCGTCAAACAACTCGTAGAGGCGGATCAGGTTCGTACCACGCGGTCGGCGCGTGAAGGCGCAGCAGCATTAGGTTTTGATTTTGATGAAATGCGGGCCGTGGTTATCGCACTGACGACCAAAGATTTTTTTAAGAGCATGACAACATATGATGATCACAAGGTATGGCAGGACGTGTATCGGCCCGTGACGAGCGCCGGGCCGGTGTACCTCAAGTTGACCGTCATCGACGATGTGCTGATCGTATCGTTCAAGGAGTTATGA